One part of the Tachysurus vachellii isolate PV-2020 chromosome 6, HZAU_Pvac_v1, whole genome shotgun sequence genome encodes these proteins:
- the ubr2 gene encoding E3 ubiquitin-protein ligase UBR2 isoform X4 produces the protein MAAAESDRESPTALCSEFLTFSSKATAAKWLQATDLPKDVYQHLACYVPKIYCLGPNLNPQSEDLLAQLLLQTPMEWYLCGEEPSTGLAKLEQSNQPSHLCGHVFKVGEPTYSCRECAADPTCVLCMQCFLGSVHKEHRYRMTTSGGGGFCDCGDTEAWKKGSYCQKHEPNNGDSSQEDPLASLSADMIARTYNIFSIILKYAVDMLTWDRENELPLGLEPPERGDTYYCMLFNDEVHTYEQVIYTLQKAVNCTQKEAVSFATTVDRDGRKSVRYGDFQFCEQAKSVIVRNTSRQSKPLRVQVMHSSVVAHQCFALKALSWLGHVIRYSDALRRILCQVGLQNGTDGENSLVDTLMLNDSKMWKGARNVYHQLFMSSLLMDLKYKKLFAIQFAKNYQRLQTDFMEDDHERLVSVTSLSVQLFTVPTLARMLITEENLMTTIIRTFVDHLRHRDLQGRFQFERYTAQQAFKFRRVQSLIGDLKYVLISRPTEWTDKLREKFLEGLEAFLELLKSMQGMDPVVRQVGQHIEMEPEWEAAFTLQMKLTHIISMIQEWCASDEWVLIEAYKKCLTVLTHCHSGFTDGEQPITLSMCGHSVDTIRYCVSQEKVSIHLPVSRLLAGLHALLSKTEVAYRLPEQLPLSELSPPMVIEHPLRCLVLCAQVHAGMWRRNGFSLVNQIYYYHNVKCRLEMFDKDLMTLQAGASMMDPNHFLMIVLSRFELFHIFSSADCRKRYNRENANKDVVQQNSTLIEEMLHLIIMIVGERFTPGIGHVDNCDELKREIIHQLCIRPMAHSELVKALPENENKETGMERVIDSVALFKKPGVTGRGLYELRSECAKQFNLYFHHYSRADQSKAEEAQRKLKRQNGEELALPPPALPPFCPLFASLVNILQCDVLLGMVGAVLQWAVEPSGGHWSESMLQRVLHLIGMALLEEQQQLESSGDDNEVTFNFTLKISRPGEAPSSAPSILALLENLQSAPHLEVHKDMIRWILKMVVSIKTMRERTAAAPACEGAGHCHEETVRDKDKAERKRKAEMARLRREKIMAQMSEMQRHFINENKELFQQSLEELDASASTSAEHSPSSCDSALVCVGPRRWRARGGERRQVVTCILCQEEQEIRPDGRAMVLAAFVQRSTVMSKNRKRPPHKPDSYDPLFMHPDLSFGTHTGSCGHIMHSHCWQRYFEAVQAKEQRRQQRLRVHTSYDVENGEYLCPLCECLSNTVIPLLPLTKTACSSSEQPGLAQWLNTTCQQIRALHCAHNQAKSTNVDETETVEDCPPPEGFRLDHTPINPYSSSIREMLTTFGTAAYKVGLQLHPNEQDPRVPIICWGSCSYTIQSVERLLVDEEKPLFGSLPCRQDDCLSSLARFGSACWTVSSHSAVQNHFMRLLAALVPDTQVKNSPCILDVDMFHLLVSLVLSYSVLHCLDSSGLSADTAQLHLLHLVIVAHVVQILLTSVPEELTMEQESEGLERKEEEHICLFYNTIRTHFGCLREVSSGWHLWRCVKSGILPFLRGAALFFHHLNGVPTPSELHVVGAGEWEALCAYLCLPSNLLQLYYNHQDIMDPLLQGWFSHPGMQPCLQSPKTLISFPRESNKLIDLPEDYSALINQASSFTCPKSGGDKSRAPTLCLVCGTMLCSQSYCCQTELEGEDVGACTAHTFACGAGVGIFLRVRESQVLFLAGKTKGCFYAPPYLDDYGETDQGLRRGNPLHLCRERYRKIQKLWRQHSITEEIGHAQEANQTLVGIDWQHL, from the exons ATGGCGGCGGCTGAATCTGATCGGGAATCACCAACTGCTCTCTGTAGCGAATTCCTCACTTTCTCTTCCAAGGCCACCGCTGCG AAATGGCTTCAGGCAACAGACCTGCCCAAAGATGTCTACCAGCACTTGGCTTGTTATGTGCCCAAGATCTACTGTCTTGGGCCCAACCTGAACCCTCAGAGTGAGGATCTGCTGGCCCAGTTGTTGTTACAGACACCAATGGAGTGGTATCTGTGTGGAGAAGAACCTTCAACCGGGCTAGCCAAGCTCGAGCAGAGCAACCAGCCTTCCCACCTCTGTGGCCATGTCTTCAAAGTGGGGGAACCCACATACTCCTGCAG GGAATGCGCTGCTGATCCAACTTGTGTGCTGTGCATGCAGTGCTTTTTAGGCAGTGTGCATAAGGAGCATCGTTACAga atgaCGACCTCTGGGGGAGGGGGGTTCTGTGACTGTGGTGATACAGAAGCATGGAAGAAGGGTTCTTACTGTCAGAAACATGAGCCCAACAACGGTGACTCATCCCAGGAG GATCCACTTGCCAGTCTCTCTGCAGACATGATCGCTCGTACATATAACATCTTTTCTATCATCCTGAAATATGCTGTGGACATGCTCACATGGGACAGGGAAAATGAACTCCCTCTGGGCCTCGAACCAcc GGAGCGTGGAGACACTTATTACTGCATGTTGTTTAACGATGAGGTGCACACCTACGAACAGGTGATATACACGCTACAGAAAGCTGTGAACTGCACACAGAAAGAGGCGGTCAGCTTTGCTACTACAGTGGACAGAGAC GGGCGGAAGTCTGTACGCTATGGGGATTTTCAATTCTGTGAACAGGCCAAGTCTGTTATTGTG CGAAACACGAGTCGTCAGTCGAAGCCCCTGCGGGTTCAGGTCATGCACTCCTCAGTGGTAGCACACCAGTGTTTTGCTCTTAAAGCGCTCTCCTGGCTCGGCCATGTCATCAGATACTCAG atGCCCTGAGGAGGATCCTGTGCCAGGTTGGACTACAGAATGGCACTGATGGAGAGAACTCCCTTGTCGACACTTTAATGTTAAATGACTCCAAAATGTGGAAAG GGGCAAGAAATGTGTACCACCAGCTGTTTATGAGCAGTCTGCTCATGGATTTGAAGTATAAGAAGCTCTTTGCTATTCAATTTGCAAAG AATTACCAGCGCCTCCAGACAGATTTTATGGAGGACGATCACGAGCGCTTAGTGTCAGTgacctctctgtctgtgcaaCTCTTCACCGTCCCCACTTTG GCACGGATGCTGATCACAGAGGAGAACCTGATGACAACGATCATCCGCACTTTTGTGGATCACTTGAGACATCGAGACTTGCAGGGCCGATTTCAGTTTGAACGCTACACTGCACAACAGGCCTTTAAATTCCGCAGGGTCCAGAGTCTTATAGGAGACCTCAA ATATGTCCTGATTAGCCGTCCAACAGAGTGGACCGACAAACTCAGGGAGAAGTTTCTGGAAGGACTTGAAGCTTTCTTGGAGCTGCTCAAGAGCATGCAG GGTATGGACCCAGTAGTGCGACAGGTTGGCCAGCACATAGAGATGGAACCAGAGTGGGAGGCAGCCTTCACGTTACAGATGAAGCTCACGCACATTATCTCAATGATACAAGAGTGGTGTGCCAGTGAT GAGTGGGTGCTAATTGAAGCCTATAAGAAGTGCCTAACAGTTCTGACTCACTGCCACAGCGGTTTTACTGATGGAGAGCAGCCCATCACCCTTAGCATGTGCGGCCACTCAGTGGATACTATCCGCTACTGCGTCTCCCAGGAGAAAGTCAGCATTCACCTACCTGTGTCTAGACTGCTGGCAG gACTTCATGCTCTCCTCAGCAAAACAGAAGTGGCTTACAGGCTCCCTGAACAGCTACCTCTG AGTGAACTGAGTCCTCCAATGGTGATTGAGCATCCACTTCGCTGCCTGGTTCTCTGTGCACAGGTGCATGCTGGGATGTGGAGGAGAAATGGCTTCTCATTAGTCAATCAG atctaCTACTACCACAATGTGAAGTGTAGGCTTGAGATGTTTGATAAAGACCTCATGACTCTCCAG GCGGGGGCTTCCATGATGGATCCCAACCACTTTCTGATGATCGTGCTGAGTCGTTTTGAGCTCTTTCATATCTTCAGTTCAGCAGATTGCAGGAAAAGATACAACAGGGAGAATGCTAACAAG GATGTGGTCCAGCAGAACAGCACTTTAATAGAAGAGATGCTTCACCTCATTATAATGATCGTGG gtgAGCGGTTTACTCCGGGCATTGGGCATGTAGATAACTGTGATGAACTAAAGAGAGAGATCATTCATCAGCTTTGTATTCGTCCTATGGCTCACAGTGAGCTGGTCAAAGCCTTGCCTGAAAAT gAGAATAAAGAAACTGGAATGGAGAGAGTCATTGATAGTGTTGCATTGTTTAA GAAGCCAGGAGTGACTGGTAGGGGACTGTATGAACTCCGCTCAGAATGTGCCAAACAGTTCAACCTCTATTTCCACCATTATTCCAGAGCTGATCAGTCCAAG GCAGAGGAAGCTCAGCGAAAGCTTAAGAGACAAAATGGAGAGGAGCTGG ctctGCCTCCACCAGCCCTGCCCCCATTCTGCCCACTGTTTGCCAGCTTGGTAAACATTCTGCAGTGTGATGTGCTGCTTGGGATGGTGGGAGCTGTGCTGCAGTGGGCTGTGGAGCCTAGCGGAGGACACTGGTCTGAGTCCATGCTGCAGAGG GTGCTGCACTTGATAGGCATGGCTTTGTTGGAGGAGCAGCAACAACTAGAGAGCAGTGGGGATGACAATGAAGTTACCTTCAACTTCACACTCAAAATCTCCC GTCCTGGTGAAGCCCCCAGCAGTGCTCCCAGTATTCTGGCTCTGTTGGAGAACTTACAGAGCGCTCCTCACTTGGAAGTGCACAAAGACATGATTCGCTGGATCCTTAAA ATGGTGGTTAGCATTAAAACTATGCGTGAGCGCACAGCTGCTGCACCTGCCTGTGAAGGAGCAGGGCACTGCCACGAGGAG ACTGTGAGGGACAAAGacaaagcagagagaaagagaaaggccGAGATGGCTAGACTGCGCAGGGAAAAGATCATGGCTCAAATGTCCGAGATGCAGAGACACTTCATTAATGAGAACAAAGAGCTGTTCCAGCAGAGTTTAGAGGAGCTGGACGCCTCTGCGTCTACATCAGCAGAGCACAG CCCCAGTTCATGTGACAGTGCTCTGGTCTGTGTCGGACCTCGGCGCTGGCGTGccagaggaggagagaggaggcaGGTGGTGACGTGTATCCTGTGTCAGGAAGAGCAGGAGATCAGACCCGATGGCAGAGCCATGGTGCTGGCTGCTTTTGTCCAACGCTCTACAGTCATGTCCAAGAACCGCAAAAGACCGCCTCACAAGCCAG ATAGCTATGATCCCCTCTTCATGCACCCTGATCTGTCCTTTGGTACACATACCGGCAGCTGTGGCCACATCATGCACTCTCACTGCTGGCAGAG GTACTTTGAGGCGGTGCAGGCTAAGGAACAGCGCAGACAGCAGAGGCTGCGTGTACATACCAGTTATGATGTAGAGAATGGGGAGTACTTGTGTCCACTCTGTGAGTGTCTCAGTAACACAGTCATTCCTCTCCTGCCCCTCACTAAGACCGCCTGCAG CAGTAGTGAACAGCCAGGTCTGGCTCAGTGGCTAAATACTACCTGCCAGCAGATCCGAGCCCTGCACTGTGCTCATAATCAGGCCAAGTCAACGA ATGTTGATGAGACAGAGACTGTTGAGGACTGTCCTCCTCCTGAGGGTTTCAGGCTGGACCACACTCCAAT CAACCCTTATTCAAGCTCCATAAGGGAAATGCTGACAACGTTTGGGACCGCAGCTTATAAAGTTGGCCTTCAGTTGCACCCCAACGAGCAGGACCCTCGTGTGCCTATCATTTGCTGGGGCAGCTGTTCTTACACCATCCAGTCTGTCG AGAGATTATTGGTGGATGAGGAGAAGCCTTTGTTTGGAAGTTTACCCTGTAGACAG GATGACTGTTTGAGTTCTCTGGCTCGGTTTGGCTCTGCCTGCTGGACTGTTTCCTCTCACTCAGCGGTCCAAAATCACTTTATGCGACTGTTGGCag CACTTGTTCCTGATACCCAGGTGAAAAATTCTCCCTGCATTCTGGATGTGGACATGTTCCACTTACTG GTGAGTCTGGTGCTGTCTTATTCAGTATTGCACTGCTTAGACTCCTCAGGTCTGAGTGCAGACACGGCACAACTGCATCTCCTCCACTTGGTCATTGTGGCTCACGTGGTCCAGATCCTTCTCACCTCTGTGCCAG AGGAGCTGACCATGGAGCAAGAGAGTGAAGGATTGGAGCGGAAGGAGGAAGAGCATATCTGTCTCTTCTATAACACAATAAGGACTCATTTTGGCTG TTTGCGTGAGGTTAGCTCGGGTTGGCATCTCTGGCGTTGTGTAAAGTCAGGCATCCTGCCCTTCCTCAGAGGAGCTGCTCTGTTCTTCCATCATCTCAACGGAGTTCCCACTCCATCTGAGCTCCATG TTGTAGGTGCAGGTGAATGGGAGGCACTATGTGCATATCTGTGTCTGCCCTCCAACCTGCTCCAGCTATATTATAATCACCAGGACATTATGGATCCCCTGCTTCAGGG TTGGTTCTCTCATCCAGGCATGCAGCCATGTCTCCAGTCACCTAAAACCCTCATAAG ttttcCTCGTGAATCCAATAAGCTAATCGATTTGCCAGAGGACTACAGTGCACTGATCAATCAAGCTTCCAGCTTCAC TTGTCCTAAGTCAGGTGGAGATAAGTCTCGTGCTCCAACGCTGTGCTTAGTTTGTGGCACAATGCTGTGTTCTCAAAGCTACTGCTGTCAGACTGAGCTGGAGGGTGAGGATGTTGGAGCCTGTACTGCACACACCTTCGCCTGCGGAGCTGGTGTTGGCATTTTCCTCAG GGTGAGGGAGAGTCAGGTTCTCTTCCTGGCAGGAAAGACTAAGGGCTGTTTTTATGCTCCCCCATACCTTGATGACTATGGAGAAACTGACCAAGGGCTCAG ACGGGGAAACCCTTTACATTTGTGTCGAGAGCGCTACAGAAAGATTCAGAAGCTCTGGCGCCAGCACAGCATCACAGAAGAGATCGGTCATGCCCAGGAAGCTAATCAGACTCTGGTGGGCATTGACTGGCAACACCTGTGA
- the ubr2 gene encoding E3 ubiquitin-protein ligase UBR2 isoform X1, with protein MAAAESDRESPTALCSEFLTFSSKATAAKWLQATDLPKDVYQHLACYVPKIYCLGPNLNPQSEDLLAQLLLQTPMEWYLCGEEPSTGLAKLEQSNQPSHLCGHVFKVGEPTYSCRECAADPTCVLCMQCFLGSVHKEHRYRMTTSGGGGFCDCGDTEAWKKGSYCQKHEPNNGDSSQEDPLASLSADMIARTYNIFSIILKYAVDMLTWDRENELPLGLEPPERGDTYYCMLFNDEVHTYEQVIYTLQKAVNCTQKEAVSFATTVDRDGRKSVRYGDFQFCEQAKSVIVRNTSRQSKPLRVQVMHSSVVAHQCFALKALSWLGHVIRYSDALRRILCQVGLQNGTDGENSLVDTLMLNDSKMWKGARNVYHQLFMSSLLMDLKYKKLFAIQFAKNYQRLQTDFMEDDHERLVSVTSLSVQLFTVPTLARMLITEENLMTTIIRTFVDHLRHRDLQGRFQFERYTAQQAFKFRRVQSLIGDLKYVLISRPTEWTDKLREKFLEGLEAFLELLKSMQGMDPVVRQVGQHIEMEPEWEAAFTLQMKLTHIISMIQEWCASDEWVLIEAYKKCLTVLTHCHSGFTDGEQPITLSMCGHSVDTIRYCVSQEKVSIHLPVSRLLAGLHALLSKTEVAYRLPEQLPLSELSPPMVIEHPLRCLVLCAQVHAGMWRRNGFSLVNQIYYYHNVKCRLEMFDKDLMTLQAGASMMDPNHFLMIVLSRFELFHIFSSADCRKRYNRENANKDVVQQNSTLIEEMLHLIIMIVGERFTPGIGHVDNCDELKREIIHQLCIRPMAHSELVKALPENENKETGMERVIDSVALFKKPGVTGRGLYELRSECAKQFNLYFHHYSRADQSKAEEAQRKLKRQNGEELALPPPALPPFCPLFASLVNILQCDVLLGMVGAVLQWAVEPSGGHWSESMLQRVLHLIGMALLEEQQQLESSGDDNEVTFNFTLKISRPGEAPSSAPSILALLENLQSAPHLEVHKDMIRWILKMVVSIKTMRERTAAAPACEGAGHCHEETVRDKDKAERKRKAEMARLRREKIMAQMSEMQRHFINENKELFQQSLEELDASASTSAEHSPSSCDSALVCVGPRRWRARGGERRQVVTCILCQEEQEIRPDGRAMVLAAFVQRSTVMSKNRKRPPHKPDSYDPLFMHPDLSFGTHTGSCGHIMHSHCWQRYFEAVQAKEQRRQQRLRVHTSYDVENGEYLCPLCECLSNTVIPLLPLTKTACSSSEQPGLAQWLNTTCQQIRALHCAHNQAKSTNVDETETVEDCPPPEGFRLDHTPINPYSSSIREMLTTFGTAAYKVGLQLHPNEQDPRVPIICWGSCSYTIQSVERLLVDEEKPLFGSLPCRQDDCLSSLARFGSACWTVSSHSAVQNHFMRLLAALVPDTQVKNSPCILDVDMFHLLVSLVLSYSVLHCLDSSGLSADTAQLHLLHLVIVAHVVQILLTSVPEELTMEQESEGLERKEEEHICLFYNTIRTHFGCSLREVSSGWHLWRCVKSGILPFLRGAALFFHHLNGVPTPSELHVVGAGEWEALCAYLCLPSNLLQLYYNHQDIMDPLLQGWFSHPGMQPCLQSPKTLISFPRESNKLIDLPEDYSALINQASSFTCPKSGGDKSRAPTLCLVCGTMLCSQSYCCQTELEGEDVGACTAHTFACGAGVGIFLRVRESQVLFLAGKTKGCFYAPPYLDDYGETDQGLRRGNPLHLCRERYRKIQKLWRQHSITEEIGHAQEANQTLVGIDWQHL; from the exons ATGGCGGCGGCTGAATCTGATCGGGAATCACCAACTGCTCTCTGTAGCGAATTCCTCACTTTCTCTTCCAAGGCCACCGCTGCG AAATGGCTTCAGGCAACAGACCTGCCCAAAGATGTCTACCAGCACTTGGCTTGTTATGTGCCCAAGATCTACTGTCTTGGGCCCAACCTGAACCCTCAGAGTGAGGATCTGCTGGCCCAGTTGTTGTTACAGACACCAATGGAGTGGTATCTGTGTGGAGAAGAACCTTCAACCGGGCTAGCCAAGCTCGAGCAGAGCAACCAGCCTTCCCACCTCTGTGGCCATGTCTTCAAAGTGGGGGAACCCACATACTCCTGCAG GGAATGCGCTGCTGATCCAACTTGTGTGCTGTGCATGCAGTGCTTTTTAGGCAGTGTGCATAAGGAGCATCGTTACAga atgaCGACCTCTGGGGGAGGGGGGTTCTGTGACTGTGGTGATACAGAAGCATGGAAGAAGGGTTCTTACTGTCAGAAACATGAGCCCAACAACGGTGACTCATCCCAGGAG GATCCACTTGCCAGTCTCTCTGCAGACATGATCGCTCGTACATATAACATCTTTTCTATCATCCTGAAATATGCTGTGGACATGCTCACATGGGACAGGGAAAATGAACTCCCTCTGGGCCTCGAACCAcc GGAGCGTGGAGACACTTATTACTGCATGTTGTTTAACGATGAGGTGCACACCTACGAACAGGTGATATACACGCTACAGAAAGCTGTGAACTGCACACAGAAAGAGGCGGTCAGCTTTGCTACTACAGTGGACAGAGAC GGGCGGAAGTCTGTACGCTATGGGGATTTTCAATTCTGTGAACAGGCCAAGTCTGTTATTGTG CGAAACACGAGTCGTCAGTCGAAGCCCCTGCGGGTTCAGGTCATGCACTCCTCAGTGGTAGCACACCAGTGTTTTGCTCTTAAAGCGCTCTCCTGGCTCGGCCATGTCATCAGATACTCAG atGCCCTGAGGAGGATCCTGTGCCAGGTTGGACTACAGAATGGCACTGATGGAGAGAACTCCCTTGTCGACACTTTAATGTTAAATGACTCCAAAATGTGGAAAG GGGCAAGAAATGTGTACCACCAGCTGTTTATGAGCAGTCTGCTCATGGATTTGAAGTATAAGAAGCTCTTTGCTATTCAATTTGCAAAG AATTACCAGCGCCTCCAGACAGATTTTATGGAGGACGATCACGAGCGCTTAGTGTCAGTgacctctctgtctgtgcaaCTCTTCACCGTCCCCACTTTG GCACGGATGCTGATCACAGAGGAGAACCTGATGACAACGATCATCCGCACTTTTGTGGATCACTTGAGACATCGAGACTTGCAGGGCCGATTTCAGTTTGAACGCTACACTGCACAACAGGCCTTTAAATTCCGCAGGGTCCAGAGTCTTATAGGAGACCTCAA ATATGTCCTGATTAGCCGTCCAACAGAGTGGACCGACAAACTCAGGGAGAAGTTTCTGGAAGGACTTGAAGCTTTCTTGGAGCTGCTCAAGAGCATGCAG GGTATGGACCCAGTAGTGCGACAGGTTGGCCAGCACATAGAGATGGAACCAGAGTGGGAGGCAGCCTTCACGTTACAGATGAAGCTCACGCACATTATCTCAATGATACAAGAGTGGTGTGCCAGTGAT GAGTGGGTGCTAATTGAAGCCTATAAGAAGTGCCTAACAGTTCTGACTCACTGCCACAGCGGTTTTACTGATGGAGAGCAGCCCATCACCCTTAGCATGTGCGGCCACTCAGTGGATACTATCCGCTACTGCGTCTCCCAGGAGAAAGTCAGCATTCACCTACCTGTGTCTAGACTGCTGGCAG gACTTCATGCTCTCCTCAGCAAAACAGAAGTGGCTTACAGGCTCCCTGAACAGCTACCTCTG AGTGAACTGAGTCCTCCAATGGTGATTGAGCATCCACTTCGCTGCCTGGTTCTCTGTGCACAGGTGCATGCTGGGATGTGGAGGAGAAATGGCTTCTCATTAGTCAATCAG atctaCTACTACCACAATGTGAAGTGTAGGCTTGAGATGTTTGATAAAGACCTCATGACTCTCCAG GCGGGGGCTTCCATGATGGATCCCAACCACTTTCTGATGATCGTGCTGAGTCGTTTTGAGCTCTTTCATATCTTCAGTTCAGCAGATTGCAGGAAAAGATACAACAGGGAGAATGCTAACAAG GATGTGGTCCAGCAGAACAGCACTTTAATAGAAGAGATGCTTCACCTCATTATAATGATCGTGG gtgAGCGGTTTACTCCGGGCATTGGGCATGTAGATAACTGTGATGAACTAAAGAGAGAGATCATTCATCAGCTTTGTATTCGTCCTATGGCTCACAGTGAGCTGGTCAAAGCCTTGCCTGAAAAT gAGAATAAAGAAACTGGAATGGAGAGAGTCATTGATAGTGTTGCATTGTTTAA GAAGCCAGGAGTGACTGGTAGGGGACTGTATGAACTCCGCTCAGAATGTGCCAAACAGTTCAACCTCTATTTCCACCATTATTCCAGAGCTGATCAGTCCAAG GCAGAGGAAGCTCAGCGAAAGCTTAAGAGACAAAATGGAGAGGAGCTGG ctctGCCTCCACCAGCCCTGCCCCCATTCTGCCCACTGTTTGCCAGCTTGGTAAACATTCTGCAGTGTGATGTGCTGCTTGGGATGGTGGGAGCTGTGCTGCAGTGGGCTGTGGAGCCTAGCGGAGGACACTGGTCTGAGTCCATGCTGCAGAGG GTGCTGCACTTGATAGGCATGGCTTTGTTGGAGGAGCAGCAACAACTAGAGAGCAGTGGGGATGACAATGAAGTTACCTTCAACTTCACACTCAAAATCTCCC GTCCTGGTGAAGCCCCCAGCAGTGCTCCCAGTATTCTGGCTCTGTTGGAGAACTTACAGAGCGCTCCTCACTTGGAAGTGCACAAAGACATGATTCGCTGGATCCTTAAA ATGGTGGTTAGCATTAAAACTATGCGTGAGCGCACAGCTGCTGCACCTGCCTGTGAAGGAGCAGGGCACTGCCACGAGGAG ACTGTGAGGGACAAAGacaaagcagagagaaagagaaaggccGAGATGGCTAGACTGCGCAGGGAAAAGATCATGGCTCAAATGTCCGAGATGCAGAGACACTTCATTAATGAGAACAAAGAGCTGTTCCAGCAGAGTTTAGAGGAGCTGGACGCCTCTGCGTCTACATCAGCAGAGCACAG CCCCAGTTCATGTGACAGTGCTCTGGTCTGTGTCGGACCTCGGCGCTGGCGTGccagaggaggagagaggaggcaGGTGGTGACGTGTATCCTGTGTCAGGAAGAGCAGGAGATCAGACCCGATGGCAGAGCCATGGTGCTGGCTGCTTTTGTCCAACGCTCTACAGTCATGTCCAAGAACCGCAAAAGACCGCCTCACAAGCCAG ATAGCTATGATCCCCTCTTCATGCACCCTGATCTGTCCTTTGGTACACATACCGGCAGCTGTGGCCACATCATGCACTCTCACTGCTGGCAGAG GTACTTTGAGGCGGTGCAGGCTAAGGAACAGCGCAGACAGCAGAGGCTGCGTGTACATACCAGTTATGATGTAGAGAATGGGGAGTACTTGTGTCCACTCTGTGAGTGTCTCAGTAACACAGTCATTCCTCTCCTGCCCCTCACTAAGACCGCCTGCAG CAGTAGTGAACAGCCAGGTCTGGCTCAGTGGCTAAATACTACCTGCCAGCAGATCCGAGCCCTGCACTGTGCTCATAATCAGGCCAAGTCAACGA ATGTTGATGAGACAGAGACTGTTGAGGACTGTCCTCCTCCTGAGGGTTTCAGGCTGGACCACACTCCAAT CAACCCTTATTCAAGCTCCATAAGGGAAATGCTGACAACGTTTGGGACCGCAGCTTATAAAGTTGGCCTTCAGTTGCACCCCAACGAGCAGGACCCTCGTGTGCCTATCATTTGCTGGGGCAGCTGTTCTTACACCATCCAGTCTGTCG AGAGATTATTGGTGGATGAGGAGAAGCCTTTGTTTGGAAGTTTACCCTGTAGACAG GATGACTGTTTGAGTTCTCTGGCTCGGTTTGGCTCTGCCTGCTGGACTGTTTCCTCTCACTCAGCGGTCCAAAATCACTTTATGCGACTGTTGGCag CACTTGTTCCTGATACCCAGGTGAAAAATTCTCCCTGCATTCTGGATGTGGACATGTTCCACTTACTG GTGAGTCTGGTGCTGTCTTATTCAGTATTGCACTGCTTAGACTCCTCAGGTCTGAGTGCAGACACGGCACAACTGCATCTCCTCCACTTGGTCATTGTGGCTCACGTGGTCCAGATCCTTCTCACCTCTGTGCCAG AGGAGCTGACCATGGAGCAAGAGAGTGAAGGATTGGAGCGGAAGGAGGAAGAGCATATCTGTCTCTTCTATAACACAATAAGGACTCATTTTGGCTG tagTTTGCGTGAGGTTAGCTCGGGTTGGCATCTCTGGCGTTGTGTAAAGTCAGGCATCCTGCCCTTCCTCAGAGGAGCTGCTCTGTTCTTCCATCATCTCAACGGAGTTCCCACTCCATCTGAGCTCCATG TTGTAGGTGCAGGTGAATGGGAGGCACTATGTGCATATCTGTGTCTGCCCTCCAACCTGCTCCAGCTATATTATAATCACCAGGACATTATGGATCCCCTGCTTCAGGG TTGGTTCTCTCATCCAGGCATGCAGCCATGTCTCCAGTCACCTAAAACCCTCATAAG ttttcCTCGTGAATCCAATAAGCTAATCGATTTGCCAGAGGACTACAGTGCACTGATCAATCAAGCTTCCAGCTTCAC TTGTCCTAAGTCAGGTGGAGATAAGTCTCGTGCTCCAACGCTGTGCTTAGTTTGTGGCACAATGCTGTGTTCTCAAAGCTACTGCTGTCAGACTGAGCTGGAGGGTGAGGATGTTGGAGCCTGTACTGCACACACCTTCGCCTGCGGAGCTGGTGTTGGCATTTTCCTCAG GGTGAGGGAGAGTCAGGTTCTCTTCCTGGCAGGAAAGACTAAGGGCTGTTTTTATGCTCCCCCATACCTTGATGACTATGGAGAAACTGACCAAGGGCTCAG ACGGGGAAACCCTTTACATTTGTGTCGAGAGCGCTACAGAAAGATTCAGAAGCTCTGGCGCCAGCACAGCATCACAGAAGAGATCGGTCATGCCCAGGAAGCTAATCAGACTCTGGTGGGCATTGACTGGCAACACCTGTGA